A part of Chitinimonas koreensis genomic DNA contains:
- the dnaN gene encoding DNA polymerase III subunit beta codes for MLLIQAERDSLLKPLATVTGIVERRHTLPILSNVLIAKHDGLLTFLATDLEIQITTEQNHGEGGDFQLTVSAKKFQDILRAIPDGATVTLDQDDSRLTVKAGKSRFNLQTLPAQDFPRLAIDNNVKSVIRLPQSQLKALIARVQYAMAHQDIRYYLNGLFMVTEGKSLKLVATDGHRLAFVESELENEVERNEVILPRKTIVELYKLLADIDDEVSIEIAQNQVKFAFGNIVIHSKVVDGKFPDYNRVVPVGNEKLVPLDRAQLLASLQRAAILSNEKFRGVRLVLSDGTLKIICNNSEQEEATEELEIAYQGDPLDIGFNIGYLLDVLTNLDKTALVFAFGDHATSSTLVTVPDEPNFKYVVMPMRI; via the coding sequence ATGTTGCTGATACAAGCAGAACGCGATTCGCTCCTCAAACCGCTCGCCACCGTGACCGGCATCGTCGAACGACGCCACACGCTGCCGATCCTGTCCAACGTGCTGATCGCCAAGCACGACGGTCTGCTGACCTTCCTCGCCACCGACCTGGAGATCCAGATCACCACAGAGCAGAACCACGGTGAAGGCGGCGATTTCCAGCTGACGGTCTCGGCCAAGAAATTCCAGGACATCCTGCGCGCCATCCCCGACGGCGCCACCGTCACGCTCGACCAGGACGACAGCCGCCTGACGGTGAAGGCCGGCAAGAGCCGCTTCAACCTGCAGACCCTGCCGGCACAGGACTTCCCGCGCCTGGCCATCGACAACAACGTCAAGAGCGTGATCCGCCTGCCGCAGAGCCAGCTGAAAGCGCTGATCGCACGCGTGCAGTACGCGATGGCGCATCAGGACATCCGCTACTACCTCAACGGCCTGTTCATGGTCACCGAGGGCAAGTCGCTCAAGCTGGTGGCCACCGACGGCCATCGCCTGGCCTTCGTCGAAAGCGAACTCGAGAACGAAGTCGAGCGCAACGAGGTGATCCTGCCGCGCAAGACCATCGTCGAGCTGTACAAGCTCCTGGCCGACATCGACGACGAAGTCAGCATCGAGATCGCGCAGAACCAGGTGAAGTTCGCCTTCGGCAACATCGTGATCCACTCCAAGGTGGTCGACGGCAAGTTCCCCGACTACAACCGCGTGGTTCCGGTCGGCAACGAGAAACTGGTCCCGCTCGATCGCGCCCAGCTGCTCGCTTCGCTGCAGCGCGCCGCCATCCTGTCGAACGAGAAATTCCGCGGCGTACGGCTGGTGCTCAGCGACGGCACGCTGAAGATCATCTGCAACAACAGCGAGCAGGAAGAAGCCACCGAAGAACTCGAGATCGCCTACCAGGGCGACCCGCTCGACATCGGTTTCAACATCGGCTACCTGCTCGACGTACTGACCAATCTGGACAAGACCGCACTGGTGTTCGCCTTCGGCGACCACGCCACCAGCTCGACGCTGGTGACCGTGCCGGACGAGCCGAACTTCAAGTACGTCGTGATGCCGATGCGCATTTAA